A part of Lactobacillus sp. ESL0700 genomic DNA contains:
- a CDS encoding amidohydrolase family protein gives MTTLYTNCNLFDAENEELQRDAWLLVDDDGLVGASGHGPEPATDERVDLQGQYVIPGLINAHTHIMMDPMNNHTAYLSETEATVNAIKNLKVLLHNGVVAIRDCGAVSDTDIKLMKLMHQGRVEGPEIVPSGRPMSILGGHGDFPEGDDGRDVWGHLTNCGADMRQAVREEFKHGAKNIKVMATGGVMSPTDRVDDTELSAEELNVAVEEAHSKHMTVASHAQGNRGIQLSLEAGVDSIEHGVYVDENQMDMMIKQKTCLVPTMNACQCIFDAPKGSIPDYMLAKNAKVKKAFFENISKAIKKGVRIVVGTDAGTPFNRFDNGTTTEMQLLVEVGATPLQALLGATKYAAELIQLSEDYGTLTAGKKANFLVLKDNPLVDIKAVAQKDKLVYQNGKLVE, from the coding sequence ATGACAACTTTATACACAAATTGCAATTTATTCGATGCAGAAAATGAAGAACTGCAACGCGATGCATGGTTATTAGTAGATGATGATGGATTAGTTGGGGCTAGTGGCCACGGCCCAGAACCAGCTACTGATGAACGAGTTGACTTGCAGGGTCAGTACGTGATTCCGGGGTTGATTAACGCCCACACGCATATCATGATGGATCCGATGAATAACCACACGGCTTATTTGTCGGAAACAGAGGCGACTGTTAACGCAATTAAGAATTTGAAGGTTTTATTGCATAACGGGGTAGTGGCAATTCGCGACTGTGGTGCTGTTAGTGACACGGACATTAAGTTAATGAAATTGATGCATCAAGGTCGAGTTGAAGGTCCAGAAATTGTGCCTTCAGGTAGACCGATGAGTATTTTGGGTGGTCATGGAGATTTTCCAGAAGGTGATGACGGCAGGGATGTTTGGGGGCACTTGACTAATTGTGGTGCTGATATGCGTCAAGCGGTGCGCGAAGAATTCAAGCATGGCGCCAAAAACATCAAGGTCATGGCAACAGGTGGCGTAATGTCGCCAACTGACCGCGTTGATGATACTGAGTTGAGCGCTGAAGAACTAAATGTAGCAGTTGAGGAAGCCCACTCTAAGCACATGACGGTAGCTTCACACGCTCAGGGAAATCGCGGGATTCAATTGTCGCTCGAAGCCGGCGTTGATTCGATTGAGCATGGTGTCTATGTGGACGAGAACCAGATGGATATGATGATTAAGCAAAAGACCTGTTTAGTGCCGACGATGAATGCTTGTCAATGTATTTTTGATGCTCCCAAAGGTTCAATTCCCGACTACATGCTTGCTAAGAATGCTAAAGTCAAGAAGGCTTTCTTTGAAAATATTAGCAAGGCAATCAAAAAGGGTGTGCGCATAGTTGTTGGAACTGATGCCGGAACCCCATTTAACCGGTTTGATAATGGGACAACTACGGAAATGCAGCTGCTGGTTGAGGTTGGCGCAACACCGCTGCAGGCTTTATTGGGTGCAACCAAGTACGCTGCGGAATTAATCCAGCTTAGTGAGGATTATGGTACTTTGACTGCTGGTAAGAAGGCCAATTTCCTTGTTTTGAAGGATAACCCGCTAGTAGATATTAAGGCAGTTGCTCAAAAGGATAAACTGGTTTACCAAAATGGTAAGTTAGTAGAATAG
- a CDS encoding GNAT family N-acetyltransferase, whose translation MAAFPKWEQFPLWQLNLMALHKRVQFKTLYDHEKFCGLVYYVVGERIIYLVYLAVNPDLRDQGYGTQILEHLKAEFPDQQLTLDIEPVTKSAKNYRQRVRRLRFYQRNGFHPTSAKLRDSDGQFQILITGKKLNKPSVIATLKQMSSGFYHFKIE comes from the coding sequence TTGGCTGCATTTCCCAAGTGGGAACAATTTCCGTTGTGGCAGCTCAACTTGATGGCGTTGCACAAGCGTGTCCAGTTTAAGACGCTTTATGATCATGAAAAATTTTGCGGGTTAGTCTATTATGTTGTGGGCGAACGCATTATTTATTTAGTCTATCTGGCAGTTAATCCTGACTTGCGCGACCAAGGCTATGGCACGCAAATTTTGGAACATCTTAAGGCAGAATTCCCTGATCAGCAATTGACCCTAGATATTGAGCCGGTTACTAAGAGTGCTAAGAATTATCGCCAACGTGTGCGACGACTGCGGTTTTACCAGCGGAATGGTTTTCACCCGACATCTGCCAAACTAAGGGATAGTGACGGGCAATTTCAAATTTTGATAACAGGTAAGAAGCTTAATAAACCATCGGTGATTGCAACGCTCAAGCAGATGAGTTCGGGCTTTTATCATTTTAAAATTGAATAA